The Styela clava chromosome 2, kaStyClav1.hap1.2, whole genome shotgun sequence genome contains a region encoding:
- the LOC120335880 gene encoding desert hedgehog protein A-like, whose amino-acid sequence MYSSEDEMNCQEIIIIVGLLLIVSHNRVTDGCHGPGVPPKRRKPSRLLTPLVLKQHIPNISEFTIGASGPPEGRITREDKRFKDLIVNYNPQVVFKNEEGTDDDRRMSKRCKDRVDTLAYLVSARWPAVKLRVTEAWEPHITHPEGSLHYEGRAVDLTTDDRDHSKYGMLARLAVEAGFDWVYYDSKYHVHASVIADDSETTLYGSGCFSGESTVTMENGESRKMSELEVGDRVLATDRSTGSMIPSDIILMMHKSEDDIADFLTISVTSSLLESRTHRQITLTQNHLIFVHSSNPYKRARWRPRAVYASEVKEGDVVYMKSLLRGNITEATLANVTRVKKVKRSGVYAPLTDAGTVVVDGVVASCYAVFDNEPISHALFLPLRTLWRLGARWSSSVYGIHWYPKTIFNAANAVLPSGVLRP is encoded by the exons ATGTACAGCTCTGAGGACGAAATGAATTGTCAAGAAATTATAATCATTGTCGGACTATTGCTGATTGTCTCTCATAATCGAGTAACTGACGGTTGTCACGGGCCTGGGGTTCCTCCAAAGAGGCGGAAACCTTCGAGATTACTGACACCTTTGGTGCTGAAACAACATATTCCAAACATATCAGAATTTACCATCGGAGCAAGTGGGCCACCAGAAGGAAGGATAACACGAGAAGACAAAAGATTCAAAGATCTCATTGTAAACTATAACCCACAAgttgtttttaaaaatgaagaaGGAACTGACGATGATCGTCGAATGTCAAAG aGATGCAAAGATCGGGTAGATACATTGGCCTATCTAGTGTCAGCCCGCTGGCCAGCTGTTAAACTACGTGTGACGGAAGCTTGGGAACCACATATTACTCATCCTGAAGGATCACTACACTACGAAG gtAGAGCCGTCGATCTTACCACTGATGACAGAGACCACTCAAAATATGGAATGCTGGCAAGGTTAGCAGTTGAAGCCGGATTCGACTGGGTTTATTATGATTCGAAATATCACGTCCATGCTAGCGTCATTGCAG ATGATTCCGAGACAACACTGTACGGTAGCGGATGCTTCTCTGGTGAAAGTACCGTAACAATGGAAAATGGGGAGTCACGCAAGATGTCTGAACTGGAAGTGGGTGACAGGGTACTTGCGACAGACAGAAGTACTGGCTCAATGATCCCAAGTGACATCATCTTGATGATGCACAAAAGTGAAGATGACATCGCAGACTTCTTGACAATAAGCGTTACGTCATCATTGTTAGAATCTCGGACTCACCGACAAATAACATTGACTCAAAACCATCTTATTTTCGTTCATTCATCCAACCCATATAAACGCGCGAGGTGGCGACCCAGAGCCGTTTACGCTTCAGAAGTCAAGGAAGGTGATGTGGTTTATATGAAATCACTTCTTAGGGGAAACATTACTGAAGCCACGTTAGCGAACGTCACGAGGGTTAAAAAAGTCAAACGTAGCGGCGTTTATGCACCCCTCACGGACGCGGGAACTGTGGTTGTTGATGGTGTTGTGGCTTCATGCTATGCTGTGTTTGACAATGAACCAATTTCACATGCTTTGTTCTTACCTTTGCGAACTTTGTGGCGTTTGGGTGCCAGGTGGTCTAGTTCTGTTTATGGAATTCATTGGTATcctaaaacaatttttaacgCAGCGAACGCCGTACTGCCAAGTGGCGTATTGAGACCGTGA
- the LOC120335860 gene encoding phospholipid phosphatase-related protein type 3-like isoform X2, with amino-acid sequence MNSQEDTPRRKARRERPLLLPCFYFIEIPIFGIAAVLAYLLHFTSVFTTYAVTFSPTDVTLKRPFTPAENRSISNIAVFICTSTVPCALIAIVESILLILSICCKSNGGPPIGSTGCYISASLRRVVRFIGVYFFGFLLTSTLCDILRKKTSLLAPNFLSVCEISKVGSGSGKRIGTAILHDAPENSSNPDPLYDRVRYYSDDCLPLEHPNEVADARLQLPSYFVCLATYAAVFTFLYFRLIAAKAGPVTTSIVTWVAVAVAYTLGLVEIAENRSHVTSVMAAWTLGTIVAYLVSHEIFSLKSASECICNITCCKKKENKVIEEPNNVFEDPATPKFSLRKYDVANEEDENSLVTVSNRDDDNDNIRPVSQMSSHLAMTAHSPATVSKYSKSTSEQPPRIEETPPISLPKANSAERSVIKELQNYMTETDFRGGLESPRPTQIRELSRGGVAAAGGINRKQVFSTFQAYPDIEIRNEIVKVPNSQNIPEDLHAAGSVAETSGFGLPANFQKSASCEIRPFSYHAQSSPASSNGSIVAGKLYPPTVSEGRPLSYSYLPRSKRNSLNENSGVPRNNMTTPNSFHPDDPALQRPVYFMSDDNSDTFSSGSSDTSPLVSRELPLLPSDDTDEKDVINETSNLLREVFDVMNDRHDGESSEKGSEIEDRDSDETIVGSNDQPSIVV; translated from the exons ATGAATAGTCAGGAAGATACCCCAAGAAGGAAGGCTCGCAGAGAGCGACCGTTGCTTTTAccgtgtttttattttattgag atTCCGATATTCGGGATTGCAGCGGTGCTTGCTTATCTTCTACATTTTACCAGTGTATTCACAACATATGCAGTAACTTTTAGCCCGACTGATGTTACGTTGAAACGTCCATTTACACCCGCAGAGAATAGAAGCATATCaaatattgctgtttttatCTGCACCTCGACAGTACCTTGTGCATTA ATTGCGATTGTTGAATCAATTCTTCTTATTTTGTCGATATGTTGTAAATCTAACGGAGGTCCTCCTATTGGATCAACTGGTTGCTACATCAGTGCTTCGCTAAGACGTGTCGTACGATTCATAG GTGTTTATTTTTTTGGATTCTTGCTGACATCAACGCTGTGTGACATCCTGAGGAAAAAAACTTCTCTACTTGCTCCGAATTTTTTGTCCGTGTGTGAAATTAGCAAAGTTGGTAGTGGGTCTGGTAAAAGAATTGGGACTGCTATATTACACGACGCCCCGGAAAACTCAAGCAACCCCGATCCACTTTATGACCGTGTCag ataCTACAGTGATGATTGTTTGCCTTTGGAGCATCCAAACGAAGTCGCAGACGCAAGACTCCAGTTGCCATCATATTTTGTGTGCTTGGCTACTTATGCTGCAGTGTTTACATTC CTTTACTTCCGACTGATTGCAGCTAAAGCCGGTCCTGTAACAACGAGCATTGTTACTTGGGTCGCCGTTGCTGTCGCGTACACACTAGGACTCGTTGAAATTGCAGAAAACAGAAGTCATGTGACGTCTGTCATGGCTGCGTGGACTTTGGGAACCATAGTTGCGTATCTAGTATCCCACGAG ATATTTTCACTCAAGTCTGCGTCGGAATGCATATGTAATATAACTTGTTGCAAAAAAAAAGAGAACAAAGTTATAGAAGAACCAAACAACGTATTTGAGGATCCTGCGACTC CAAAATTCTCTCTGAGAAAATATGATGTGGCGAACGAAGAAGACGAAAACAGTTTAGTTACCGTTAGCAACCGAGATGACGACAATGATAATATTCGTCCAGTATCTCAG ATGAGCAGTCATTTAGCAATGACCGCGCATTCTCCAGCAACTGtcagtaaatattcgaaatcaACTAGTGAACAACCTCCAAGAATAGAAGAAACGCCTCCAATATCTCTTCCTAAAGCTAACTCAGCAGAAAGAAGTGTCATAAAAGAATTGCAAAATTACATGACAGAAACGGATTTTAGAG GCGGACTGGAGTCACCAAGGCCAACACAAATCAGAGAGCTTTCCAGGGGAGGAGTAGCAGCAGCAGGGGGAATAAACAGGAAACAAGTTTTCTCTACTTTTCAG GCATATCCAGATATTGAGATACGAAATGAAATAGTGAAAGTACCTAATTCTCAAAATATACCGGAAGACCTCCATGCAGCTGGGAGTGTAGCTGAAACATCCGGATTTGGATTACCAGCAAACTTTC AAAAATCTGCGTCATGTGAGATTCGTCCGTTTTCTTACCATGCGCAATCTTCACCTGCCAGTTCTAATGGATCAATAGTTGCAGGAAAATTATACCCTCCTACCG TAAGCGAGGGAAGACCATTAAGTTACAGTTATCTTCCACGTAGTAAACGGAACTCTTTGAACGAG aaTTCAGGTGTTCCTCGTAACAACATGACGACACCCAATTCGTTTCATCCTGATGACCCTGCACTGCAACGACCAGTATATTTTATGAGTGACGATAACTCCGACACATTCTCATCCGGATCATCAGACACGAGTCCACTTGTCAGTCGAGAGTTGCCTTTGCTGCCATCTGACGACACTGATGAAAAAGATGTGataaacgaaacttcaaatttattaaGAGAAGTATTTGACGTCATGAACGATCGACACGATGGTGAAAGCTCGGAAAAAGGTTCCGAAATTGAAGATCGAGACTCAGATGAAACCATAGTTGGTTCTAATG ACCAGCCTTCTATTGTGGTATGA
- the LOC120335860 gene encoding phospholipid phosphatase-related protein type 3-like isoform X1 — protein MNSQEDTPRRKARRERPLLLPCFYFIEIPIFGIAAVLAYLLHFTSVFTTYAVTFSPTDVTLKRPFTPAENRSISNIAVFICTSTVPCALIAIVESILLILSICCKSNGGPPIGSTGCYISASLRRVVRFIGVYFFGFLLTSTLCDILRKKTSLLAPNFLSVCEISKVGSGSGKRIGTAILHDAPENSSNPDPLYDRVRYYSDDCLPLEHPNEVADARLQLPSYFVCLATYAAVFTFLYFRLIAAKAGPVTTSIVTWVAVAVAYTLGLVEIAENRSHVTSVMAAWTLGTIVAYLVSHEIFSLKSASECICNITCCKKKENKVIEEPNNVFEDPATPKFSLRKYDVANEEDENSLVTVSNRDDDNDNIRPVSQMSSHLAMTAHSPATVSKYSKSTSEQPPRIEETPPISLPKANSAERSVIKELQNYMTETDFRGGLESPRPTQIRELSRGGVAAAGGINRKQVFSTFQAYPDIEIRNEIVKVPNSQNIPEDLHAAGSVAETSGFGLPANFQKSASCEIRPFSYHAQSSPASSNGSIVAGKLYPPTVSEGRPLSYSYLPRSKRNSLNENSGVPRNNMTTPNSFHPDDPALQRPVYFMSDDNSDTFSSGSSDTSPLVSRELPLLPSDDTDEKDVINETSNLLREVFDVMNDRHDGESSEKGSEIEDRDSDETIVGSNEDQPSIVV, from the exons ATGAATAGTCAGGAAGATACCCCAAGAAGGAAGGCTCGCAGAGAGCGACCGTTGCTTTTAccgtgtttttattttattgag atTCCGATATTCGGGATTGCAGCGGTGCTTGCTTATCTTCTACATTTTACCAGTGTATTCACAACATATGCAGTAACTTTTAGCCCGACTGATGTTACGTTGAAACGTCCATTTACACCCGCAGAGAATAGAAGCATATCaaatattgctgtttttatCTGCACCTCGACAGTACCTTGTGCATTA ATTGCGATTGTTGAATCAATTCTTCTTATTTTGTCGATATGTTGTAAATCTAACGGAGGTCCTCCTATTGGATCAACTGGTTGCTACATCAGTGCTTCGCTAAGACGTGTCGTACGATTCATAG GTGTTTATTTTTTTGGATTCTTGCTGACATCAACGCTGTGTGACATCCTGAGGAAAAAAACTTCTCTACTTGCTCCGAATTTTTTGTCCGTGTGTGAAATTAGCAAAGTTGGTAGTGGGTCTGGTAAAAGAATTGGGACTGCTATATTACACGACGCCCCGGAAAACTCAAGCAACCCCGATCCACTTTATGACCGTGTCag ataCTACAGTGATGATTGTTTGCCTTTGGAGCATCCAAACGAAGTCGCAGACGCAAGACTCCAGTTGCCATCATATTTTGTGTGCTTGGCTACTTATGCTGCAGTGTTTACATTC CTTTACTTCCGACTGATTGCAGCTAAAGCCGGTCCTGTAACAACGAGCATTGTTACTTGGGTCGCCGTTGCTGTCGCGTACACACTAGGACTCGTTGAAATTGCAGAAAACAGAAGTCATGTGACGTCTGTCATGGCTGCGTGGACTTTGGGAACCATAGTTGCGTATCTAGTATCCCACGAG ATATTTTCACTCAAGTCTGCGTCGGAATGCATATGTAATATAACTTGTTGCAAAAAAAAAGAGAACAAAGTTATAGAAGAACCAAACAACGTATTTGAGGATCCTGCGACTC CAAAATTCTCTCTGAGAAAATATGATGTGGCGAACGAAGAAGACGAAAACAGTTTAGTTACCGTTAGCAACCGAGATGACGACAATGATAATATTCGTCCAGTATCTCAG ATGAGCAGTCATTTAGCAATGACCGCGCATTCTCCAGCAACTGtcagtaaatattcgaaatcaACTAGTGAACAACCTCCAAGAATAGAAGAAACGCCTCCAATATCTCTTCCTAAAGCTAACTCAGCAGAAAGAAGTGTCATAAAAGAATTGCAAAATTACATGACAGAAACGGATTTTAGAG GCGGACTGGAGTCACCAAGGCCAACACAAATCAGAGAGCTTTCCAGGGGAGGAGTAGCAGCAGCAGGGGGAATAAACAGGAAACAAGTTTTCTCTACTTTTCAG GCATATCCAGATATTGAGATACGAAATGAAATAGTGAAAGTACCTAATTCTCAAAATATACCGGAAGACCTCCATGCAGCTGGGAGTGTAGCTGAAACATCCGGATTTGGATTACCAGCAAACTTTC AAAAATCTGCGTCATGTGAGATTCGTCCGTTTTCTTACCATGCGCAATCTTCACCTGCCAGTTCTAATGGATCAATAGTTGCAGGAAAATTATACCCTCCTACCG TAAGCGAGGGAAGACCATTAAGTTACAGTTATCTTCCACGTAGTAAACGGAACTCTTTGAACGAG aaTTCAGGTGTTCCTCGTAACAACATGACGACACCCAATTCGTTTCATCCTGATGACCCTGCACTGCAACGACCAGTATATTTTATGAGTGACGATAACTCCGACACATTCTCATCCGGATCATCAGACACGAGTCCACTTGTCAGTCGAGAGTTGCCTTTGCTGCCATCTGACGACACTGATGAAAAAGATGTGataaacgaaacttcaaatttattaaGAGAAGTATTTGACGTCATGAACGATCGACACGATGGTGAAAGCTCGGAAAAAGGTTCCGAAATTGAAGATCGAGACTCAGATGAAACCATAGTTGGTTCTAATG AAGACCAGCCTTCTATTGTGGTATGA
- the LOC120335911 gene encoding phospholipid phosphatase-related protein type 5-like: MKIVKNTVELVLLLGLGVLSTFVSFLSPSNKTHYNVYVSCNDERYRKPYIPVDEHLVPLKWLYVAVLVVLPLLILIVDIILCAGFPKVKKERKKHKLAKAFEDSCNTLALYYSGLFILMLFCKLSQFLGGTPAPYFLTLCSPGCSNVTGSYRDETTSRFYITQETCSRAAQEKLRPDTLSSFPSIHAALTCYAAAFVTVFYYSRGTTSYTRLLQPSIAALFVGLSIVTSMSRINEYSNHTEDVVGEAGIGILFAAVQITLIGYKELPEKTTKSQ; encoded by the exons atgaaaattgtgaaaaacactGTCGAG ctCGTATTGTTACTCGGTCTCGGTGTCCTTTCAACGTTTGTTTCTTTCCTGAGCCCTTCAAACAAAACTCATTACAACGTCTACGTTAGTTGCAATGATGAGAGGTATCGCAAACCGTACATTCCGGTTGATGAACATCTAGTTCCTTTAAAATGGCTCTACGTTGCAGTACTGGTTGTATTACCATTGTTG ATACTCATCGTCGATATCATACTATGTGCTGGTTTCCCAAAAGTGAAGAAAGAACGGAAGAAGCATAAACTCGCTAAAGCATTTGAAGATTCTTGTAATACTTTGG CTCTGTATTATTCCGGTTTGTTCATCCTTATGTTGTTTTGCAAACTTTCTCAATTTTTGGGAGGGACTCCCGCACCATATTTTCTCACCCTCTGCTCGCCAGGATGTTCAAATGTTACTGGATCCTATCGTGATGAGACTACATCAAGATTTTACATTACACAGGAAACTTGTTCACGTGCTGCCCAGGAAAAACTTCGACCTGACACCCT GTCGTCTTTCCCCTCCATCCATGCAGCGCTTACATGCTATGCAGCAGCATTTGTAACG GTATTCTACTATTCGCGAGGAACGACTTCATACACTCGATTACTCCAGCCGTCAATTGCAGCATTATTTGTGGGACTTTCTATTGTGACGTCAATGTCACGCATCAATGAATACTCCAATCACACTGAAGATGTTGTAGGAGAAGCCGGGATTGGGATTCTGTTTGCTGCTGTTCAG ATTACTCTCATCGGATATAAAGAATTACCAGAGAAGACAACAAAAAGCCAATAA